The following are from one region of the Patescibacteria group bacterium genome:
- a CDS encoding bifunctional oligoribonuclease/PAP phosphatase NrnA, with product MNHLYQKANQEILRAKNIFLATHINPDGDAISSLCAMAEYLEGLGKKYTAFCQSDLPANYNFIPHFEKIKCAREVSPAHGSKLDDYDLVLVFDCATKARAGLGEGFDRLALGQKIIEFDHHPKGEDYADLELRDQEASSTTEIVYSFFKANSIPINRKMATSILTGIITDTESYLFPSATKKSVKIGSEMLSAGASHARIIEKHMKNKSLATLKTWGRILSGLAINKKYNIAVTALTYDDFRERNIPEEEYDGLSAFLSNLAGVSAILFLREAEPGKIRGSLRTSGNRVDVSKLAAIFGGGGHRAAAGFTFFGRLEKTGNGWRVE from the coding sequence ATGAATCATCTATACCAAAAGGCTAATCAGGAAATTTTGAGGGCGAAAAATATTTTTTTAGCCACCCACATCAATCCGGACGGCGACGCCATTTCGTCTCTTTGCGCTATGGCCGAATATTTGGAAGGCCTGGGGAAAAAATATACGGCTTTTTGCCAAAGCGACTTGCCGGCCAATTATAATTTCATCCCTCATTTTGAAAAAATTAAATGCGCCCGCGAAGTAAGTCCGGCCCATGGGAGCAAGCTTGATGATTATGACCTCGTTTTGGTTTTTGACTGCGCCACCAAAGCGCGGGCGGGGCTGGGAGAGGGCTTTGACCGGCTGGCTTTAGGGCAAAAGATTATTGAGTTCGACCATCATCCTAAGGGCGAAGATTATGCCGATCTTGAGCTAAGGGATCAGGAGGCCTCATCCACCACGGAAATAGTTTACTCGTTTTTCAAAGCCAACAGCATTCCCATCAACCGGAAAATGGCCACCTCTATACTAACCGGAATTATCACCGACACTGAAAGTTATCTTTTCCCGTCGGCCACGAAAAAATCGGTAAAAATCGGTTCGGAGATGCTTTCGGCCGGCGCCTCCCACGCGCGGATTATTGAAAAACACATGAAAAATAAAAGCCTGGCAACCCTAAAAACGTGGGGGCGGATTTTATCCGGCCTGGCAATAAATAAAAAATATAATATCGCTGTAACGGCGCTAACTTACGATGATTTCCGGGAAAGAAATATTCCCGAAGAAGAATATGACGGGCTTTCGGCATTTTTAAGCAACCTGGCCGGCGTCAGCGCGATTTTATTCTTAAGGGAAGCCGAGCCGGGGAAAATTAGGGGTAGTCTAAGGACCTCTGGAAATCGCGTTGATGTCTCCAAATTAGCCGCGATTTTCGGGGGCGGCGGGCACCGGGCGGCGGCCGGCTTTACTTTTTTCGGCCGGCTGGAAAAAACAGGAAACGGCTGGCGGGTGGAGTAA
- the rbfA gene encoding 30S ribosome-binding factor RbfA, translating into MRKIEQVNEFLLRELSLIISRELPLEDGFISISSVKCSPDLLSAKVKVLVLPDHKAGTALKKLRGHSSMFAKILQKKIRFHHIPKFNWIIDPSGREADEMESLFNEIKNE; encoded by the coding sequence ATGAGAAAAATTGAACAAGTAAACGAATTTTTATTGAGGGAGCTTTCACTGATTATTTCCCGCGAGCTTCCTTTGGAAGACGGATTTATTTCCATAAGCAGCGTTAAATGCTCGCCTGATCTTCTTTCGGCTAAAGTTAAAGTTTTGGTTTTGCCTGACCACAAGGCCGGGACTGCCTTAAAAAAATTAAGAGGGCACAGTTCGATGTTTGCGAAAATCCTTCAAAAGAAAATCCGGTTCCACCACATCCCGAAATTCAACTGGATAATTGATCCTTCGGGAAGGGAGGCCGACGAAATGGAAAGCCTTTTTAATGAAATTAAAAATGAATAG
- the tsaE gene encoding tRNA (adenosine(37)-N6)-threonylcarbamoyltransferase complex ATPase subunit type 1 TsaE, with protein sequence MKSIITNNESETLNLAQDISKRLSGGDLVGLKGNLGSGKTIFAKGLARGLGIKETVQSPTFVIMMLYRLKTKTGQAKKVKYFCHIDAYRISPKDLIAIGASEFIRRQDTITIIEWADKLKGILPKKTKWIEIIQISQAKRKIKFNF encoded by the coding sequence ATGAAATCCATTATTACCAACAATGAATCGGAAACCTTGAATCTGGCCCAGGACATCTCTAAGCGCCTGTCTGGAGGCGATTTAGTCGGCCTGAAAGGCAATCTGGGGTCGGGCAAAACAATCTTTGCTAAAGGATTGGCAAGGGGTTTGGGAATAAAAGAGACGGTTCAAAGCCCCACTTTTGTCATTATGATGCTTTACCGGTTAAAAACCAAAACTGGCCAGGCCAAAAAGGTTAAATATTTCTGCCATATTGACGCCTATCGGATAAGCCCTAAAGATTTAATTGCCATCGGCGCTTCGGAGTTTATTAGGCGACAGGACACTATAACAATTATTGAGTGGGCTGACAAGCTAAAAGGCATTCTTCCTAAAAAGACTAAGTGGATAGAGATAATACAGATTAGCCAGGCTAAGAGAAAAATAAAATTTAATTTTTAG
- a CDS encoding signal peptidase II, translating to MLLSLNKKMITLNSVAIFFVFIDRLLKIYANSQLFGEKITLIRGVFFFELVKNQNIAFSLPLSGVWVNILIFLVLGLILGIIIKNGRKIGINGTFLLYIFLGGLSNLADRIRFGSVIDYFHLNHFTVFNLADMMITFGVFGILLANFKQIYNKEAKN from the coding sequence ATGCTATTAAGCCTCAATAAAAAGATGATAACCCTGAATTCGGTTGCCATCTTTTTTGTTTTTATTGACCGGCTATTAAAAATCTACGCGAATAGCCAGCTTTTTGGGGAAAAAATCACATTAATCCGCGGCGTCTTCTTCTTTGAACTGGTAAAAAACCAAAACATTGCCTTTTCTTTGCCGCTTTCCGGAGTTTGGGTGAATATCCTGATTTTTTTAGTTCTTGGGCTAATATTAGGAATAATAATAAAAAATGGCCGGAAAATAGGAATTAACGGCACATTTCTTTTATATATCTTTTTGGGTGGTTTAAGCAATTTAGCGGACCGAATCCGTTTTGGATCAGTAATTGACTATTTCCACCTGAATCATTTCACGGTTTTTAATCTGGCGGATATGATGATAACTTTTGGAGTTTTTGGGATATTGTTGGCTAACTTTAAACAGATTTATAACAAAGAGGCTAAAAATTAA
- a CDS encoding TraR/DksA C4-type zinc finger protein, which produces MIDKKTLAQIEKELKAQKEKIIKELENFTSKSDHDKDDHKTKFPEYGNKSDENAQEISEYSANIVTEKILEGTLRDIEAALKRIKDGSYGICKYCKNEINPKRLLARPFASACVECKKKLQSTS; this is translated from the coding sequence ATGATAGATAAAAAAACTCTTGCGCAAATAGAAAAAGAGCTGAAAGCGCAAAAGGAAAAAATAATAAAAGAGCTTGAAAACTTTACTTCCAAAAGCGACCACGATAAAGACGACCACAAGACTAAATTTCCCGAATACGGCAATAAAAGCGACGAGAATGCCCAGGAAATTAGCGAATATTCGGCGAATATCGTAACGGAAAAAATCTTGGAAGGAACTTTGAGAGATATTGAAGCGGCCTTAAAAAGGATTAAGGATGGGTCTTACGGCATCTGCAAGTACTGTAAGAATGAAATTAATCCTAAACGGCTCCTTGCCCGGCCTTTTGCTTCGGCTTGCGTGGAATGCAAGAAAAAACTCCAAAGTACATCCTGA